From a single Micromonospora carbonacea genomic region:
- a CDS encoding exonuclease domain-containing protein, translating to MSSVGLFAFGSAGGSGGVDLGDAPFVVVDVETTGLSSKSDRIVEIALVRVEGGRVVDEWATLVDAGRDPGPTFVHHITADMLSGAPTFADVAGDILSRLDGAVAVAHNARFEEGFIAQEFARAGIDTAPLPAVCTLRLARQVLAAPNFQLVSCCAAYGIELHDAHTALGDTRATAQLLTRLLAEAPALRFPSAPVPLPRYPRHAQPRTRATGLRKGTDGWIQSLLGKLPCSTSDADPASAEAYLAAVGDALSDGKLTGVEAKALARLAGQSGMGAQQVRDLHHRYLDGLRDAALADDILTSTEYQQLVTAARLLGEPDYFADLTAPEAETTHRTRAVKQKGQRVWCSPSVSVDARDRLTQAGFVLAVNLTRNVVVAVITAADQDDAKVARARELAIPIRSDLALDDMLGTTATPSPAPHQPGAATVGVEQNESRAEPTPAAAAPVPTPRSPQVVAGWYLDPSGRWTYRFWDGRNWTERASAGDGRTWSDSTGLPLWCAPTTDGLVDGQQPHTLTDQITTMQKTDLHAALLLTVRCIDAVENDARVNGHGVAPWYYERAAVILAGLGDPTAEIAVLERFARQRHAPGAAPARLLERLRQRQATAHA from the coding sequence ATGTCGTCGGTTGGATTGTTCGCCTTCGGGTCAGCAGGCGGAAGCGGAGGTGTCGACCTGGGCGACGCGCCGTTCGTGGTGGTGGACGTGGAGACCACCGGGCTGTCGTCGAAATCCGACCGGATCGTGGAGATCGCCCTGGTCCGCGTCGAGGGAGGCCGGGTGGTCGACGAGTGGGCCACCCTCGTCGACGCCGGCCGGGACCCCGGCCCCACGTTCGTCCACCACATCACGGCGGACATGCTGTCCGGCGCGCCGACCTTCGCCGACGTGGCGGGGGACATCCTGAGCAGACTCGACGGTGCTGTCGCGGTGGCGCACAATGCCCGTTTCGAGGAGGGCTTCATCGCGCAGGAGTTCGCCCGCGCCGGCATCGACACCGCGCCTCTGCCGGCGGTGTGCACCCTGCGGTTGGCCCGACAGGTCCTGGCCGCGCCGAACTTCCAGCTCGTGTCCTGCTGCGCCGCGTACGGCATCGAGCTGCACGACGCCCACACCGCTCTCGGTGACACCCGGGCGACCGCCCAGCTCCTCACCCGGCTCCTGGCGGAGGCACCTGCCCTCCGGTTCCCGTCCGCGCCCGTGCCACTGCCTCGGTACCCCCGCCACGCCCAGCCCCGCACCCGGGCAACCGGCCTACGCAAGGGCACGGACGGGTGGATCCAGTCGCTGCTCGGGAAGCTGCCCTGCTCCACCAGCGACGCCGACCCGGCGTCCGCCGAGGCGTACCTCGCCGCCGTGGGGGATGCCCTCAGCGACGGCAAGCTGACCGGCGTCGAGGCCAAGGCGCTGGCCCGACTGGCCGGGCAGTCCGGCATGGGCGCCCAGCAGGTGCGGGACCTGCACCACCGCTACCTCGACGGACTGCGGGACGCAGCGCTCGCCGATGACATCCTGACCAGCACCGAGTACCAGCAACTCGTCACGGCCGCCCGACTTCTCGGGGAACCGGACTACTTCGCAGACCTCACTGCGCCCGAGGCGGAAACCACGCACCGCACCCGGGCGGTCAAGCAGAAGGGACAACGCGTCTGGTGCAGCCCGTCCGTGTCCGTCGACGCCCGTGACCGCCTCACTCAGGCCGGTTTCGTCCTGGCGGTGAACCTGACCCGCAACGTCGTCGTCGCCGTGATCACCGCGGCGGACCAGGACGACGCGAAGGTCGCGCGGGCCCGCGAACTCGCCATACCGATCCGCTCTGACCTGGCCCTCGACGACATGCTGGGGACCACCGCCACGCCTTCCCCGGCACCCCACCAGCCTGGAGCCGCCACGGTGGGCGTGGAACAGAACGAGTCCCGCGCCGAGCCGACACCGGCCGCCGCGGCACCCGTGCCCACCCCACGCTCACCGCAGGTCGTCGCCGGCTGGTACCTGGATCCGTCCGGGCGGTGGACCTACCGCTTCTGGGACGGCAGAAACTGGACCGAGCGGGCCAGCGCGGGAGACGGCCGCACCTGGTCGGACAGCACCGGCCTACCGCTGTGGTGTGCGCCCACGACGGACGGACTGGTCGACGGCCAGCAGCCGCACACCCTCACCGACCAGATCACGACCATGCAGAAGACCGACCTCCACGCGGCTCTGCTCCTGACCGTCCGGTGCATCGACGCGGTGGAGAACGACGCACGCGTCAACGGGCACGGGGTGGCTCCCTGGTACTACGAGAGGGCCGCCGTCATCCTCGCCGGCCTGGGCGACCCCACCGCCGAGATCGCCGTGCTCGAACGATTCGCCCGACAGAGACACGCCCCCGGGGCCGCCCCGGCCCGGCTCCTCGAACGACTCAGACAACGCCAGGCCACCGCCCACGCGTAG